Proteins found in one Geomonas subterranea genomic segment:
- the priA gene encoding replication restart helicase PriA — MQTTSQHIVEVAIPLPLEGSFHYLVPGRLSPLAAPGKRVLVPFGRRKVTGYLLGDADAPGAGDLKEVLEILDEEPLFTPAELEFYRWIAGYYLHPLGEVIKMALPAGINLVSRYRCEQSEDGTPVLKEYLAGGKSVRTERLYTAVPDCTVRPRGKGLEILEYLLDVGECSGPQLRERFGPCTAQLGRLVELGAARLSQREVYRDPFKAREYGHDGPLQLNPAQAEALAKVSAALETGEFSPFLLHGVTGSGKTEVYLQSIAVALGAGRSALVLVPEIALTPQLVGRFKRRFDCGIAVLHSGLSDGERFDEWRRIRRGEASIVIGARSALFAPLEGIGVIVVDEEHEGSYKQSEGVRYNARDLALVRGKLGRAVVLLGSATPLVTSYHAAQTGRLGYLSLPDRVRDLPMPQTRMLDARNHKGEIFLPELIEALGENLDAGGQTLLFLNRRGFATYLVCETCGHVLRCPNCAVTLTYHRIKGKHVCHYCDFTMLPPSTCPDCQSGAITLLGRGTERVEDQVQKLFPDARVARMDRDSTRGKGGHARVLKELEEGTVDILIGTQMIAKGHDFPGVTLVGVLSADASLNLPDFRSAERTFQLVTQVMGRAGRGDKPGRVLVQTLAPEHYALTHAVAHDYLGFYREEIAFREEVGYPPFAHLAALTFSAVAAAQGERAAEEAAGLLRRIKREARLRVEVLGPVTAPLGKVRGRFRWQILLKGVERADLHRLLFHFRGGFGHPSTVRLTIDVDPVDML; from the coding sequence ATGCAGACAACCAGCCAGCACATCGTAGAGGTCGCCATCCCGCTCCCACTGGAGGGAAGCTTCCACTACCTCGTGCCCGGGCGCCTGTCCCCGCTCGCCGCCCCCGGCAAGCGCGTCCTGGTCCCGTTCGGACGGCGCAAGGTCACCGGGTACCTGCTGGGGGACGCCGACGCGCCCGGCGCCGGGGACCTCAAGGAAGTGCTCGAGATCCTCGACGAGGAGCCGCTGTTCACGCCGGCCGAGCTGGAGTTCTACCGCTGGATCGCCGGCTATTACCTGCACCCGCTGGGCGAGGTGATCAAGATGGCGCTCCCCGCCGGGATCAACCTGGTGAGCCGCTACCGCTGCGAGCAGTCGGAGGACGGCACCCCGGTCCTCAAGGAGTACCTGGCCGGAGGGAAGAGCGTGCGCACCGAGCGGCTCTACACGGCGGTGCCGGACTGCACGGTTCGCCCCCGGGGGAAGGGGCTCGAGATCCTCGAATACCTGCTGGACGTGGGGGAGTGTTCCGGCCCGCAGCTCAGGGAGCGCTTCGGCCCCTGCACGGCGCAGTTGGGGCGCCTGGTGGAACTGGGCGCCGCGCGCCTCTCCCAGCGCGAGGTGTACCGCGATCCCTTCAAGGCCAGGGAGTACGGCCACGACGGCCCCCTTCAGCTGAACCCCGCCCAGGCGGAGGCGCTGGCCAAAGTCTCGGCCGCCCTCGAAACCGGGGAGTTCTCCCCCTTTCTGCTGCACGGCGTCACCGGCAGCGGCAAGACCGAGGTCTACCTGCAGTCCATCGCCGTGGCCCTTGGCGCCGGCAGGAGTGCGCTGGTGCTGGTCCCGGAGATCGCCCTCACCCCGCAGCTGGTGGGGCGCTTCAAGCGCCGCTTCGACTGCGGCATCGCCGTGCTGCACTCCGGCCTTTCCGACGGCGAGCGCTTCGACGAATGGCGCCGCATCCGGCGCGGCGAGGCGTCCATCGTGATCGGGGCCCGCTCGGCCCTCTTCGCGCCGTTGGAGGGGATCGGGGTGATCGTGGTCGACGAGGAGCACGAGGGGAGCTACAAGCAGTCCGAGGGGGTGCGCTACAACGCGCGCGACCTGGCGCTGGTGCGCGGCAAGCTGGGCAGGGCCGTGGTGCTCCTGGGGTCCGCCACGCCGCTGGTCACGAGCTACCACGCCGCCCAGACGGGGCGGCTCGGCTACCTGAGCCTCCCGGACCGCGTGCGCGACCTCCCCATGCCGCAAACGCGGATGCTGGACGCGCGCAACCACAAGGGGGAGATCTTTCTCCCCGAACTTATCGAGGCGCTGGGGGAGAACCTGGACGCCGGCGGTCAGACCCTGCTCTTCTTGAACCGGCGCGGCTTCGCCACCTATCTCGTCTGCGAGACCTGCGGTCACGTGCTGCGCTGCCCCAACTGCGCGGTCACCCTCACCTATCACCGCATCAAGGGAAAGCACGTCTGCCACTACTGCGACTTCACCATGCTCCCGCCGAGCACCTGCCCCGACTGCCAAAGCGGCGCCATCACCCTCCTGGGGCGCGGCACGGAGCGGGTCGAGGACCAGGTGCAGAAGCTCTTTCCGGACGCGCGCGTCGCGCGCATGGACCGGGACTCCACCCGGGGAAAGGGGGGGCACGCCCGGGTCCTGAAGGAACTGGAGGAGGGGACGGTCGACATCCTGATCGGCACCCAGATGATCGCCAAGGGGCACGACTTCCCGGGGGTCACCCTGGTCGGGGTACTCTCCGCGGACGCCTCGTTGAACCTCCCCGATTTTCGCAGCGCCGAGCGCACCTTTCAGCTGGTGACCCAGGTGATGGGGCGCGCCGGGCGCGGCGACAAGCCGGGGAGGGTGCTGGTGCAGACGCTCGCCCCCGAGCACTACGCGCTCACCCACGCGGTGGCGCACGACTACCTCGGGTTCTACCGCGAGGAGATCGCTTTCCGGGAGGAGGTGGGGTATCCCCCCTTCGCGCACCTGGCGGCGCTCACCTTCTCGGCGGTGGCGGCGGCTCAGGGGGAACGTGCGGCGGAGGAGGCTGCCGGGCTTTTGCGCAGGATCAAGCGCGAGGCGCGGCTCAGGGTGGAAGTGCTCGGGCCGGTCACGGCGCCGCTGGGGAAGGTGCGCGGCCGCTTCCGCTGGCAGATCCTCCTGAAGGGGGTGGAGCGCGCCGACCTGCACCGGCTCCTGTTCCACTTCCGTGGCGGCTTCGGCCACCCCTCCACGGTGCGCCTCACCATCGACGTGGACCCGGTGGACATGCTGTGA
- a CDS encoding cytochrome c3 family protein → MVQVFTRLIPLLLLLALARPGFAAQGLAIDPATCLGCHGNKISAELMANSVHGKNGCTSCHIEIVELSKHMKGEIKVGKVQCVRCHKKEAAEHAKSIHSEKGIGCAQCHTDMHSHTYWNKDKRRVLVKCTQCHKDERGFTQSVHGKGVLAGNQDSAACNDCHNLHEIKALGDPNSHSNREFHTKVCLRCHADQKLVERNHISEVAVKSYMESYHGKNYRLGYPEKVAGCADCHTAHAILPSKDPKSSVNPANLVQTCSKCHSKGSMLFTKFYAHGEHNDREKYPILFYTFIAMTGLLVGTFTVFWIHTLLWMIRGFVENREKAAALEEGIILHHVPDGHKQYRRFRRVHVFMHLLVIISFLGLSLTGLPLKFSDQIWAKFLMDLYGGAPNAGLFHRVCAGITFVYFSMALFMSVHFLFIRKDIKGNPLQRLFGPDSLCPNLRDISDVIGMVRWFFFKGPKPAFERWTYWEKFDFIAVFWGMFAIGGSGLMLWFPEFFGMFLPGWAFNVATIVHSDEALLATGFIFSVHFFNTHGRPEKFPMDFVIFNGQMSKHEFVEERGDQWARYEKDGITEKFAAKKSSGIFYDFCLKTFGFTALFIGITLLMLMIYAFMHPHH, encoded by the coding sequence ATGGTTCAAGTCTTCACACGCCTCATCCCGCTGCTACTGCTCCTAGCATTAGCCCGGCCCGGTTTCGCCGCACAGGGCCTGGCCATCGACCCGGCAACCTGCCTGGGCTGCCACGGCAACAAGATTTCCGCCGAGCTGATGGCCAACTCCGTGCACGGCAAAAACGGCTGCACCAGCTGCCACATCGAGATCGTCGAACTCTCCAAGCACATGAAGGGTGAGATCAAGGTGGGCAAAGTCCAGTGCGTTCGCTGCCACAAAAAGGAAGCGGCCGAGCACGCCAAGAGTATCCACAGCGAGAAGGGCATCGGGTGCGCACAGTGCCACACCGACATGCACAGCCACACCTACTGGAACAAGGACAAGCGTAGGGTCCTCGTCAAGTGCACCCAGTGCCACAAGGACGAGCGCGGCTTCACCCAGTCGGTACACGGCAAAGGCGTACTCGCCGGGAACCAGGATTCGGCAGCTTGCAACGACTGCCACAACCTGCACGAGATCAAGGCGCTGGGCGATCCGAACTCCCACTCCAACCGCGAGTTCCACACCAAGGTCTGCCTCCGCTGCCACGCCGACCAGAAGCTGGTCGAGCGCAACCACATCTCCGAAGTCGCCGTCAAGAGCTACATGGAGAGCTACCACGGCAAGAACTACCGTCTGGGCTACCCGGAGAAGGTCGCCGGCTGCGCCGACTGCCACACCGCACATGCGATCCTGCCGTCCAAGGATCCCAAGTCCTCCGTCAACCCGGCCAACCTGGTCCAGACCTGCTCCAAGTGCCACAGCAAGGGGAGCATGCTCTTCACCAAGTTCTACGCTCACGGCGAGCACAACGACCGCGAGAAGTATCCCATCCTGTTCTACACCTTCATCGCGATGACCGGCCTGCTGGTCGGCACCTTCACCGTGTTCTGGATTCACACCCTGCTCTGGATGATCCGCGGCTTCGTGGAGAACCGTGAGAAGGCAGCGGCTCTCGAAGAGGGCATCATCCTGCACCACGTACCCGACGGGCACAAGCAGTACCGCCGCTTCAGAAGGGTCCACGTGTTCATGCACCTGCTGGTCATCATCAGCTTCCTCGGCCTCTCCTTGACCGGTCTGCCGCTGAAGTTCAGCGACCAGATCTGGGCCAAGTTCCTCATGGATCTCTACGGCGGGGCGCCGAACGCCGGCCTCTTCCACAGGGTCTGCGCCGGCATCACCTTCGTCTACTTCTCCATGGCCCTGTTCATGAGCGTCCACTTCCTCTTCATCAGGAAGGACATCAAGGGCAACCCGCTGCAGAGACTGTTCGGACCTGACTCCCTCTGCCCGAACCTGCGCGACATCAGCGACGTGATCGGCATGGTCCGCTGGTTCTTCTTCAAAGGGCCGAAGCCGGCCTTCGAGAGATGGACCTACTGGGAGAAATTCGACTTCATCGCGGTCTTCTGGGGTATGTTCGCCATCGGCGGATCGGGCCTGATGCTCTGGTTCCCCGAGTTCTTCGGCATGTTCCTCCCGGGCTGGGCCTTCAACGTGGCCACCATCGTCCATTCGGACGAGGCGCTCCTGGCGACCGGCTTCATCTTCTCGGTTCACTTCTTCAACACCCACGGGCGTCCGGAGAAGTTCCCGATGGACTTCGTCATCTTCAACGGCCAGATGTCCAAGCACGAGTTCGTGGAAGAGCGTGGCGACCAGTGGGCCCGCTACGAGAAGGACGGCATCACCGAGAAGTTCGCAGCCAAGAAGTCTTCCGGCATCTTCTACGACTTCTGCCTGAAGACCTTCGGCTTCACCGCGCTGTTCATCGGCATCACCCTGCTGATGCTGATGATCTACGCCTTCATGCACCCGCACCACTAA
- the glmU gene encoding bifunctional UDP-N-acetylglucosamine diphosphorylase/glucosamine-1-phosphate N-acetyltransferase GlmU, translating into MKKISAIVLAAGMGTRMKSGLVKVMHPVAGSPMIDWSVAAAFAAGVERCVLVVGHQQEKVRDFFGGRPEVGFALQAEQLGTGHAVRCAMPGIDSDAETVLILCGDTPLLTADSLRDMLAAHGQSGACVTVMTATLDNPFGYGRIVKDADGKVVAITEQKDASEAERLIREVNAGVYCVDRAFLAEAVDKLDNDNAQKEYYLTDVVRQANARGLACRSFQVSDPLEISGVNDRVQMAEAAAVLRRRINRELMLSGVTIIDPGAVYIDHGVKIGRDSVVYPGAVIKGNTVIGERCKIGQNTLIEGCRIADDVVVKAGSVLEDSKVGPEAAIGPMAHLRPGTELSAQVKIGNFVETKKAFMGEGSKASHLTYLGDATIGRDVNIGCGTITCNYDGVNKHKTVIEDGVFVGSDVQLVAPVTVGKNSLIAAGTTVTKDVPADSLAIARSPQVNKEGWTLRKK; encoded by the coding sequence ATGAAGAAGATATCCGCAATAGTGCTAGCAGCCGGCATGGGAACCAGGATGAAATCCGGCTTGGTCAAGGTGATGCACCCGGTGGCCGGCTCCCCCATGATAGATTGGTCCGTTGCCGCAGCCTTCGCCGCGGGAGTCGAGCGTTGCGTCCTGGTGGTGGGGCACCAGCAGGAGAAGGTACGTGACTTCTTCGGCGGCCGCCCCGAGGTGGGGTTCGCGCTGCAGGCCGAGCAGCTCGGCACCGGGCACGCGGTCCGCTGCGCCATGCCCGGGATCGACAGCGATGCCGAAACCGTGCTGATCCTCTGCGGCGACACGCCGCTGCTCACCGCTGACAGCCTGCGCGACATGCTCGCCGCCCACGGGCAAAGCGGTGCCTGCGTCACCGTCATGACCGCGACCCTGGACAACCCCTTCGGCTACGGCCGGATCGTCAAGGACGCGGACGGAAAGGTGGTCGCCATCACCGAGCAGAAGGACGCGAGCGAGGCCGAGCGCCTGATCCGCGAGGTGAACGCCGGCGTGTACTGCGTCGACCGCGCCTTCCTCGCCGAGGCGGTGGACAAGCTCGACAACGACAACGCCCAGAAGGAATACTACCTGACCGACGTGGTGCGCCAGGCCAACGCCCGTGGGCTCGCCTGCCGCAGCTTCCAGGTGAGCGATCCTCTCGAGATCTCCGGCGTCAACGACCGCGTCCAGATGGCAGAGGCGGCGGCGGTGCTCAGGCGGCGCATTAACCGGGAGCTGATGCTCTCCGGCGTCACCATCATCGACCCCGGCGCGGTCTACATCGACCATGGGGTGAAGATCGGGCGCGACAGCGTGGTCTACCCGGGCGCCGTCATCAAGGGGAACACCGTCATCGGCGAACGCTGCAAGATCGGCCAGAACACCCTGATCGAGGGGTGCCGGATTGCCGATGACGTCGTGGTCAAGGCGGGGAGCGTGCTGGAGGATTCCAAGGTCGGCCCGGAGGCCGCCATCGGCCCGATGGCGCACCTGCGCCCCGGCACCGAGCTCTCGGCGCAGGTGAAGATCGGCAACTTCGTCGAGACCAAGAAGGCGTTCATGGGGGAGGGGTCCAAGGCCTCGCATCTCACCTATCTCGGCGACGCGACCATAGGGCGCGACGTCAACATCGGCTGCGGCACCATCACCTGCAACTACGACGGCGTCAACAAGCACAAGACCGTCATCGAGGACGGGGTCTTCGTGGGGAGCGACGTGCAGCTGGTGGCCCCGGTCACGGTCGGGAAGAACTCCCTGATCGCGGCGGGCACCACGGTCACCAAGGACGTCCCCGCCGACTCCCTGGCCATCGCCCGCTCGCCGCAGGTGAACAAGGAAGGGTGGACCCTCAGGAAAAAATAA
- a CDS encoding MXAN_5187 C-terminal domain-containing protein: MGVAEDIAKLELDLRELVIKYEQYFFGIEKREPLRLLDSVERAVRRYQNVSIPNTSQRFKYDSLVATLSVHKQKWTRTNRLIEEGKFQRDRFRMSLHQAESAAKGDKTKAPPPPHDNQIDTVFQQYLNARLACNLPVDNISREKVAEAINRQKPVLMQKYGCRDVDFVVVIESGKPTLKARPKNS; this comes from the coding sequence ATGGGTGTCGCCGAGGACATAGCCAAGCTGGAGCTTGACCTGCGTGAGCTTGTCATCAAGTACGAGCAGTACTTCTTCGGAATCGAGAAGAGGGAACCGCTGCGCCTGCTCGACAGCGTGGAGCGCGCGGTGCGACGCTACCAGAACGTCAGCATCCCGAACACCAGCCAGAGGTTCAAGTATGACTCCCTGGTAGCCACCCTGAGCGTGCACAAGCAGAAGTGGACCCGTACCAACCGCCTGATCGAGGAGGGGAAGTTTCAACGGGACCGCTTCCGCATGTCTTTGCACCAGGCGGAATCGGCCGCCAAAGGGGACAAAACCAAAGCCCCGCCCCCTCCCCATGACAACCAGATAGACACGGTCTTCCAGCAGTACCTCAACGCGCGCCTGGCCTGCAATCTCCCGGTGGACAACATCAGCAGGGAGAAGGTGGCCGAGGCGATCAACCGGCAAAAACCGGTCCTGATGCAGAAATACGGTTGCCGCGACGTCGACTTCGTCGTGGTGATCGAGAGTGGCAAGCCCACCCTGAAGGCCCGCCCCAAGAATTCATGA
- the glmS gene encoding glutamine--fructose-6-phosphate transaminase (isomerizing): MCGIVGFTGRQEATSIIIEGLRRLEYRGYDSAGICTISDGKASIRRSEGKLSNLEKLLAVSPVKGTVGIGHTRWATHGRPSEINAHPHQAGPIVVVHNGIIENYLQLREELKAQGHVFKSETDTEVISHLIDQRLKGCGCFEQAVREALALLKGAYAVCIVSEDDPDLMIAAKLGSPMVVGLGEGEFYVASDIPAILSHTRSMIFMEDGEMVVFKGGAASFSTVDGTPLEKIPRHIDWSAHMAEKGGYKHFMLKEIFEQPRAVRDTIAGRLREEQGDVYLEDLALSDADLQGINRICIIACGTSWHAALVGKFLIEEHCRVPVEVDIASEFRYRNPVIDANTLVMLISQSGETADTLAAMRESRRRGGKCVAICNVVDSSIAREADGVIYTHAGPEIGVASTKAFVTQLIALYLFTIRLGRSRGKMDQEQGRKLISAIVRVPALMEEALKLNEQVEKVARNYLTARDFLYLGRGMNYPIALEGALKLKEISYIHAEGYAAGEMKHGPIALIDEHMPVVVLVPKGANYEKVFSNMEEVIARGGRVIAVCSKGDAEVADKVEVALEIPEDGEEVMPIIISIPMQLLAYHVAVLKGTDVDQPRNLAKSVTVE; the protein is encoded by the coding sequence ATGTGCGGTATCGTTGGATTCACCGGGCGGCAGGAAGCCACCTCCATCATCATTGAAGGGCTGAGAAGGCTCGAATACCGGGGTTACGATTCGGCCGGCATCTGCACCATCAGCGATGGCAAGGCGAGCATCAGGCGCAGCGAAGGGAAGCTTTCCAACCTGGAGAAGCTTCTGGCGGTGAGTCCGGTGAAGGGGACGGTCGGCATCGGTCACACCCGCTGGGCCACCCACGGCCGCCCCTCCGAGATCAACGCGCACCCGCACCAGGCGGGCCCCATCGTCGTGGTGCACAACGGCATCATCGAGAACTACCTGCAGCTGCGCGAGGAGTTGAAGGCGCAGGGGCACGTCTTCAAGAGCGAGACCGACACGGAGGTCATCTCGCACCTGATCGACCAGCGCCTGAAGGGCTGCGGCTGCTTCGAGCAGGCCGTGCGCGAGGCCCTGGCGCTGCTCAAGGGGGCCTACGCCGTCTGCATCGTGAGCGAGGACGATCCCGACCTGATGATCGCCGCGAAACTCGGCTCCCCGATGGTGGTGGGCCTTGGCGAGGGTGAATTCTACGTCGCCTCCGACATCCCGGCCATCCTGTCCCATACCCGCTCCATGATCTTCATGGAGGATGGCGAGATGGTGGTCTTCAAGGGGGGCGCGGCCAGCTTCAGCACGGTGGACGGCACCCCGCTCGAGAAGATCCCGCGCCACATCGACTGGTCCGCCCACATGGCCGAGAAGGGTGGCTACAAGCACTTCATGCTCAAGGAAATCTTCGAGCAGCCCCGCGCCGTCCGCGACACCATCGCCGGCCGGCTGCGCGAGGAGCAGGGGGACGTCTACCTCGAAGACCTGGCGCTCAGCGACGCAGACCTGCAGGGGATCAACCGGATCTGCATCATCGCCTGCGGCACCTCGTGGCACGCGGCGCTGGTGGGCAAGTTCCTGATCGAGGAGCACTGCCGCGTCCCGGTGGAGGTCGATATCGCCTCGGAGTTCCGCTACCGCAACCCGGTCATCGACGCGAACACCCTGGTGATGCTCATCTCGCAGTCCGGCGAGACCGCGGACACCCTCGCCGCCATGCGCGAGTCCAGGCGCCGCGGCGGCAAGTGCGTCGCCATCTGCAACGTCGTCGACTCCTCCATCGCCCGTGAGGCCGACGGCGTCATCTACACCCACGCCGGCCCCGAGATCGGCGTCGCCTCCACCAAGGCCTTCGTGACGCAGCTGATCGCACTCTACCTGTTCACCATCCGCCTGGGGCGCTCCCGCGGGAAGATGGACCAGGAGCAGGGGAGGAAGCTGATCTCCGCCATCGTCCGCGTTCCGGCCCTGATGGAAGAGGCCTTGAAACTGAACGAGCAGGTGGAGAAGGTGGCGAGGAACTACCTGACCGCCCGCGACTTCCTCTACCTCGGCCGTGGCATGAACTACCCCATCGCCCTGGAAGGCGCGCTGAAGCTGAAGGAGATCTCCTACATTCACGCCGAAGGGTACGCCGCAGGGGAGATGAAGCACGGCCCCATCGCGCTGATCGACGAGCACATGCCGGTCGTGGTGCTGGTGCCCAAGGGGGCGAACTACGAGAAGGTCTTCTCCAACATGGAAGAAGTCATCGCCCGCGGTGGCCGCGTCATCGCGGTCTGCTCCAAGGGTGACGCCGAGGTCGCCGACAAGGTGGAGGTCGCGCTGGAGATCCCGGAGGACGGCGAGGAAGTCATGCCGATCATCATCTCCATCCCGATGCAGCTACTGGCCTATCACGTTGCCGTGCTGAAAGGGACCGACGTCGACCAGCCCCGCAACCTG
- a CDS encoding FprA family A-type flavoprotein, with protein MSAAVELGKGLHWIGVKDPSLTVFDDLFPTQYGTTYNSYLVQGESHIAIIDTVKAKRFDEFLEKIRSITDPANVDYIVVNHSEPDHSGSLSQLLKHCPKATVVSSQAARTFLGNQIHAPFESRIVKDNDRIDLGGRTLSFIAAPFLHWPDTMFTLLEEDQALFSCDAFGSHYSPEGLFADECPDFSGETRFYFDCIMRPFKERILQAVAKLDGIELKMLCPSHGPVYRSDARKAVELYQKWSQPKAAGRRVAIFYISPHGNTEQMAEAVAKGAGDAGVHVTLCHINHASVADIRDLMEECDGLIFGTPTINRDIPKPMWDVLAYLSTVSLKGNIGGVFGSYGWSGEACRMAEERLKSMNFKLPAPLIRAPFMPKPEILAECEALGRAVAEEVLKK; from the coding sequence ATGTCCGCAGCAGTTGAACTTGGAAAGGGTCTCCACTGGATCGGTGTCAAGGATCCCAGCCTCACCGTCTTCGACGACCTCTTTCCCACCCAGTACGGTACTACCTACAACTCCTACCTGGTGCAGGGCGAGTCCCACATCGCCATCATCGACACGGTCAAGGCCAAGCGTTTCGACGAGTTTCTCGAGAAGATCCGCTCCATCACCGATCCGGCCAACGTCGACTACATCGTGGTGAACCACTCCGAGCCGGACCACTCCGGGTCCCTCTCCCAGCTTCTGAAACACTGCCCGAAGGCGACGGTCGTCTCAAGCCAGGCCGCACGCACCTTCCTCGGAAACCAGATCCACGCCCCCTTCGAGTCGCGCATCGTGAAGGACAACGACCGTATCGACCTCGGCGGGCGCACCCTGAGCTTCATCGCCGCACCGTTTCTGCACTGGCCGGACACCATGTTCACCCTGCTGGAAGAGGACCAGGCCCTTTTCTCCTGCGACGCCTTCGGCTCGCACTACTCCCCGGAAGGGCTCTTCGCCGACGAGTGCCCCGACTTCTCGGGCGAGACCCGCTTCTACTTCGACTGCATCATGCGTCCCTTCAAGGAGCGCATCCTGCAGGCGGTGGCGAAGCTCGACGGCATCGAGCTCAAGATGCTCTGCCCGAGCCACGGACCCGTGTACAGAAGCGACGCAAGGAAGGCGGTGGAGCTGTACCAGAAGTGGTCCCAGCCCAAGGCCGCCGGCCGCCGCGTCGCCATCTTCTACATCTCCCCGCACGGCAACACCGAGCAGATGGCCGAGGCCGTGGCCAAGGGGGCCGGCGACGCCGGCGTCCACGTCACGCTGTGCCACATAAACCACGCCTCCGTAGCCGACATCCGCGACCTGATGGAGGAGTGCGACGGCCTCATCTTCGGCACGCCGACCATCAACCGCGATATCCCGAAGCCGATGTGGGACGTCCTCGCCTACCTTTCCACCGTGAGCCTCAAGGGGAACATCGGCGGGGTCTTCGGCAGCTACGGCTGGTCCGGCGAGGCCTGCCGCATGGCCGAGGAGAGGCTCAAGAGCATGAACTTCAAGCTCCCGGCGCCGCTGATCCGCGCTCCCTTCATGCCCAAGCCCGAGATCCTCGCCGAGTGCGAGGCGCTGGGGCGCGCCGTGGCCGAAGAAGTCCTCAAAAAGTAG
- a CDS encoding B12-binding domain-containing radical SAM protein yields the protein MKITLVAIHPHPSPQAVPLACAFLQEALLSDHALHGKVHTGIAEFFLHDDAARCARDIAARAPDLVAFSVYVWSRDHAVAVARELRSLLPGLILCAGGAEPTANPAGLLDEGVFDFLVRGEGEAPLVQAVRLLRAGGNPAGVPGIVVPGGAAAAMPPPLELDTVPSPYLSGRLDPAIPGGALWQLSRGCDFACSFCFDHKGSGGVRRFSMDRIEAELRLFARLKVPQVFVLDSTFNKDVKRAKAILRLIGKVAPHVHFHFEVRSEFIDPEMADLFASITCSLQIGLQSSDAAVLRGVGRGFDRDDFEHRAFLLNQSGAIFGFDLIFGLPGDTPELFRSSLDFALSLYPNHLDIFPLAVLPGTRLYGKAQALGLEHLDAPPYTVLATPGYTAGELAQAGRLASACDVFYSRGKAVAWFNSVVTALKLTPSAFLTSFASFLGERAEAEILEEEIWGLQRAFLERIFKERKKGKLLPLALDLADYHHHYAAALMATPPAPPSQKQLRKLDPLRQPLALSASTTLARFNYEVLEILDAGEPDLAEFSACFNPTGSCAVIYPAHGEVCTESVSTPYFELLGALDGKAGAWALCPGIPLSETEAREFLEFALAEGIVVVAGPAQV from the coding sequence ATGAAAATAACCCTGGTCGCCATTCACCCCCACCCTTCCCCGCAAGCGGTGCCGCTGGCCTGCGCGTTCCTGCAGGAGGCACTCCTGTCGGACCATGCCCTGCACGGGAAGGTCCACACCGGGATAGCCGAGTTCTTCCTCCACGACGACGCCGCGCGCTGCGCACGGGATATCGCCGCACGCGCCCCCGACCTGGTCGCCTTCTCGGTCTACGTCTGGAGCCGCGACCACGCCGTGGCCGTGGCGAGGGAACTCCGCTCCCTGCTCCCCGGCCTCATTCTGTGCGCCGGCGGCGCCGAACCGACCGCCAACCCGGCGGGGCTTCTGGACGAGGGGGTCTTCGATTTCCTGGTGCGGGGCGAGGGGGAAGCCCCGTTGGTGCAGGCGGTGCGGCTGCTTCGCGCCGGCGGGAACCCGGCTGGCGTGCCGGGGATCGTCGTCCCGGGCGGCGCCGCTGCGGCGATGCCTCCCCCGCTGGAGCTCGACACGGTCCCCTCCCCCTACCTGTCCGGCCGGCTCGACCCGGCCATCCCCGGAGGGGCCCTGTGGCAGCTCTCGCGCGGCTGCGACTTCGCCTGCTCCTTCTGCTTCGACCACAAGGGGAGCGGAGGGGTGCGCCGCTTCTCCATGGACCGGATCGAGGCGGAACTGCGCCTCTTCGCGCGGCTCAAGGTCCCCCAGGTCTTCGTGCTCGACTCGACCTTCAACAAGGACGTCAAGAGGGCCAAGGCGATCCTGCGCCTGATCGGCAAGGTGGCCCCGCACGTCCACTTTCACTTCGAGGTGCGCAGCGAGTTCATCGATCCGGAGATGGCGGATCTCTTCGCCTCGATCACCTGCTCGCTGCAGATCGGCCTGCAAAGCTCCGACGCCGCCGTGCTGCGGGGTGTGGGGCGCGGCTTCGACCGCGACGACTTCGAGCACCGCGCGTTCCTTTTGAATCAAAGCGGCGCCATCTTCGGCTTCGACCTGATCTTCGGGCTCCCGGGGGACACCCCGGAGCTGTTCCGGTCGTCGCTCGATTTCGCCCTCTCGCTCTACCCGAACCACCTGGACATCTTCCCGCTGGCGGTGCTCCCCGGAACGCGGCTCTACGGCAAGGCGCAGGCGCTCGGACTCGAGCACCTGGACGCCCCCCCCTACACCGTCCTCGCCACCCCCGGCTATACCGCCGGAGAGTTGGCGCAGGCCGGGAGGCTCGCCTCCGCCTGCGACGTCTTTTACAGCCGGGGGAAGGCGGTCGCCTGGTTCAACTCCGTGGTCACCGCCCTCAAACTCACCCCGAGCGCCTTTCTCACCTCCTTCGCCTCCTTTCTGGGCGAGCGGGCGGAGGCCGAGATCCTCGAGGAGGAGATATGGGGACTGCAGAGGGCCTTTCTGGAAAGGATCTTCAAGGAAAGAAAGAAGGGGAAGCTCCTCCCGCTAGCCCTCGACCTCGCGGACTACCATCACCACTACGCCGCTGCACTCATGGCCACCCCGCCGGCGCCCCCCTCGCAGAAGCAGCTGCGTAAGCTCGACCCGCTGCGGCAGCCGCTGGCGCTCTCCGCCAGCACCACCCTGGCGCGTTTCAACTACGAGGTGCTCGAGATCCTGGACGCCGGCGAGCCGGACCTGGCCGAGTTCAGCGCCTGCTTCAACCCGACCGGCTCCTGTGCCGTCATCTACCCCGCGCACGGCGAGGTCTGCACCGAATCGGTCTCCACCCCCTACTTCGAACTGCTGGGCGCGCTGGACGGGAAGGCCGGCGCCTGGGCGCTCTGCCCGGGCATTCCGCTTTCCGAAACGGAGGCCCGCGAGTTCCTGGAATTCGCCCTGGCCGAAGGGATCGTCGTGGTGGCGGGGCCGGCTCAGGTTTAA